One genomic segment of Musa acuminata AAA Group cultivar baxijiao chromosome BXJ3-3, Cavendish_Baxijiao_AAA, whole genome shotgun sequence includes these proteins:
- the LOC103979874 gene encoding U-box domain-containing protein 4-like, protein MVSLADSSRSPSASAARIQRSLGRSMRTIRSNLFRDDPPPDTPLAARSAAVSENLTDSVVDFQLRELAVGPLLPSDSKSAASSANSMAELLELSRDFSDCSSISYDISGELQRLASIPPTKGPLSPAVPGPGDLEALGLGFGSLSSSSEALESASLESVKPAVRACVEGMGSSSPETQLAAAAGIRLLAKHRSDFRALIGASGAIPALVPLLKSTDPATQESAVTAMLNISLEEANKGPITAAGAIKPLVYALRTGTAVTKQNAACALLSLSTIEENRATIGACGAIPQLVALLMDGTTRGKKDALTTLYKLCSTPRNKERAVSAGAVPLLVELVGERCGGTAEKALVVLGTLAAIPEGREAMVEAGAIPVLVEAMEAGPTRGKEFAVQALLQLCADSTRNRGLLIREGAIPPLVALSYSGSSRSKHKAEILLGYLREQQR, encoded by the exons ATGGTCTCGCTCGCCGATTCCTCCCGGAGtccctccgcctccgccgccagGATCCAGAGGTCGCTGGGCCGGTCCATGCGCACCATTCGTTCCAACTTGTTCCGGGATGACCCGCCCCCCGACACTCCACTGGCGGCGCGCTCCGCTGCTGTCTCGGAGAATTTGACGGACTCCGTCGTCGACTTCCAGCTCCGGGAGCTCGCCGTCGGGCCACTCTTGCCCTCCGATTCCAAGTCCGCCGCCTCTTCCGCCAACTCGATGGCTGAGCTTCTCGAGCTCTCGCGAGATTTCTCCGACTGCTCCAGCATCAGCTACGATATCTCCGGCGAGCTCCAACGGCTGGCGTCCATCCCCCCGACGAAGGGGCCGCTAAGCCCCGCGGTGCCCGGACCGGGCGACCTCGAGGCCCTCGGACTAGGGTTTGGCTCGTTATCATCGTCGTCCGAGGCACTCGAAAGCGCTTCGCTCGAGAGCGTGAAACCGGCTGTGAGGGCGTGCGTGGAGGGCATGGGGTCCTCATCGCCGGAGACTCAACTCGCGGCGGCAGCGGGGATACGGCTCTTGGCGAAGCACCGGTCGGACTTCAGAGCGCTTATCGGGGCGTCGGGGGCGATCCCTGCGCTGGTGCCGCTCCTAAAGAGCACCGACCCGGCGACCCAGGAAAGCGCGGTGACCGCGATGCTTAACATTTCGCTGGAGGAAGCCAACAAGGGGCCCATCACGGCGGCGGGAGCGATCAAGCCGTTGGTGTACGCGCTGCGGACGGGGACGGCGGTAACCAAGCAGAACGCGGCGTGCGCATTGCTCAGCCTGTCGACGATCGAGGAGAACCGAGCGACGATCGGGGCGTGCGGGGCGATCCCGCAGCTGGTGGCGCTGCTTATGGACGGCACGACCCGGGGGAAGAAGGACGCGCTGACGACGCTGTACAAGCTGTGCTCAACTCCGCGGAACAAGGAGCGGGCGGTGAGCGCGGGGGCGGTGCCGCTGCTGGTGGAGCTGGTGGGGGAGCGCTGCGGGGGCACAGCAGAAAAGGCGCTGGTGGTGCTCGGGACTCTGGCAGCGATACCGGAGGGAAGGGAGGCGATGGTGGAGGCCGGAGCGATCCCAGTACTCGTGGAGGCGATGGAGGCGGGACCGACGAGGGGGAAGGAGTTCGCCGTGCAGGCGCTGCTCCAGCTCTGCGCCGACAGCACCCGCAACCGAGGGCTCCTCATCCGCGAAGGCGCCATCCCGCCGCTAGTGGCGCTCTCATACTCCGGCTCCTCTCGGTCCAAGCACAAG GCGGAGATCCTCCTCGGGTACTTGCGAGAGCAGCAGCGGTAG
- the LOC103979875 gene encoding thymidine kinase-like, with product MNSMRSIIIMAMRSRLLPFPSSFHSPPPHLLPLIQSSPLLRSRAQPPPLCLARSPFRSSSSCPAVAVLAAHDPLPMESPSPFGEIHVILGPMFAGKTTALLRRMQDEVDCGRSVAMVKSDKDTRYGLDSVVTHDGMKMPCFALSELSSFRDKLGTEAYDKLNVIGIDEAQFFEDLYDFCCNAADHDGKIVVVAGLDGDYLRRSFGSVLDIVPLADSVTKLTARCEICGRRAFFTLRKTNETQTELVGGADVYMPVCRQHYVDGQVAIEATRTILAVRSSTLAQSEVM from the exons ATGAACTCGATGCGCTCAATAATTATCATGGCGATGCGATCCCGCCTCTTACCATTCCCCTCTTCCTTCCACTCCCCGCCTCCCCACCTCCTCCCCTTGATACAATCCTCCCCGTTACTCAGGTCCAGGGCTCAGCCGCCGCCCCTCTGCCTTGCTCGATCCCCATTCCGTTCCTCCAGTTCGTGCCCCGCCGTCGCCGTCCTCGCCGCCCACGATCCGCTGCCGATGGAGTCACCGTCGCCGTTCGGCGAGATTCACGTGATCCTGGGCCCCATGTTCGCCGGAAAGACCACCGCCCTCCTCCGCAGGATGCAGGACGAGGTGGACTGCGGAAG ATCTGTGGCGATGGTTAAATCCGACAAGGATACAAGGTATGGATTGGATTCCGTGGTCACACACGATGGGATGAAAATGCCATGCTTTGCTCTTTCGGAGCTTTCGTCGTTCCGAGATAAATTAGGAACTGAAGCCTATGATAAG TTGAACGTGATAGGAATTGATGAAGCCCAattctttgaagatctctatgactTCTGCTGCAATGCGGCAGATCATGACGGGAAGATTGTCGTCGTTGCAGGCCTGGATGGCGACTACTTAAG AAGGAGTTTTGGCTCGGTGCTTGATATCGTTCCGCTAGCTGATTCTGTGACTAAGCTGACGGCACGGTGTGAGATTTGTGGTAGGCGGGCTTTCTTCACCCTCAGGAAGACCAATGAAACACAAACTGAGCTCGTTGGTGGAGCTGATGTTTACATGCCCGTCTGTAGACAACACTATGTCGATGGGCAGGTTGCTATTGAAGCTACAAGGACTATATTGGCTGTCCGGAGTTCAACCCTGGCTCAAAGTGAAGTCATGTGA
- the LOC103979876 gene encoding WRKY transcription factor SUSIBA2 has protein sequence MVGNPELSDGDLGGRGAAGGRPAPEMPFEGCGAGSGGWKREEMSGRVGRPDPGVSALAGANGARYKSMPPARLPITRAPCLTIPPGFSPSALLESPVLLTNMKAEPSPTTGTLNLSSVIDKTVCSYTLSSAKDASDVSAYDGGNSGDFEFKPHVPASYNLGLSSLRSLGSVGIIQAVQEPPVQYQSRSQDWNCITCNNELAPLASAPNSTTKVSNLRSSLPAEAASGDLQLTKCSEQSSQMSQSDPSEPTPSSLLEKSAEDGYNWRKYGQKHVKGSEYPRSYYKCTHPNCEMKKQIERSHDGQITGIIYIGKHDHPKPHPNRRLAAGAILSCQEEEKTDNFSSLMSAEDESTSAPGPTYNQADRNSTTELSPASISENDVKVGCGQSDNRDEVAGDADLESKRRKIEINNNDAASIGKLNHEPRVVVQTLSEVDILDDGYRWRKYGQKVVKGNPNPRSYYKCTSAGCPVRKHVERASHDPKAVITTYEGKHNHDVPAAKTANHEASASMVTDGDNSLSIHASAALNGMMRMRHFTHPFIQMESNAISLDLGVGISPVQSEITNEKQQCLENFQIQHHQPQCVDSGNLAIQTTPLSNFHGSSRTRIYPSGEDKGEGFTFKATPMSSDMYYSAAGNLVMGP, from the exons ATGGTGGGGAATCCGGAGCTGTCTGACGGAGATCTCGGAGGCAGAGGGGCCGCGGGCGGTCGGCCGGCGCCGGAGATGCCGTTCGAGGGTTGTGGCGCCGGAAGCGGTGGATGGAAGAGGGAAGAGATGTCCGGGAGGGTGGGGAGGCCGGATCCTGGGGTTTCGGCTCTCGCCGGGGCGAACGGAGCGAGGTACAAGTCTATGCCGCCGGCTCGGCTCCCGATCACGCGGGCACCTTGCCTTACGATTCCCCCGGGGTTTAGCCCCTCCGCGCTCCTCGAGTCTCCCGTCCTCCTCACCAACATGAAG GCGGAGCCTTCTCCAACTACTGGAACTCTCAATTTGTCCTCTGTTATAGACAAAACTGTTTGTTCGTACACATTATCTTCTGCGAAGGATGCTTCAGATGTTAGTGCATATGATGGAGGGAATTCTGGAGATTTTGAGTTCAAACCCCATGTCCCAGCATCGTATAATCTAGGCCTATCTTCATTAAGATCTTTG GGTTCTGTAGGCATAATCCAAGCAGTGCAAGAGCCTCCCGTGCAGTATCAAAGTCGATCTCAAGATTGGAACTGCATTACCTGCAACAATGAATTAGCTCCATTGGCATCAGCTCCAAATTCAACTACCAAAGTATCCAATTTGCGATCTAGCCTACCGGCTGAAGCAGCTTCTGGTGATTTACAACTGACAAAATGTTCAGAGCAAAGCTCACAGATGTCTCAGTCTGATCCTAGTGAACCTACACCATCAAGTTTACTTGAAAAATCTGCAGAAGACGGTTATAACTGGCGAAAGTATGGCCAGAAACATGTTAAAGGTAGTGAATATCCTCGGAGCTATTACAAATGCACCCATCCCAACTGTGAGATGAAGAAGCAAATAGAACGTTCTCATGATGGACAGATCACTGGAATCATTTACATAGGTAAGCATGATCATCCTAAGCCACATCCTAATCGCCGTTTAGCAGCTGGTGCAATTCTCTCCTGCCAAGAAGAGGAGAAAACTGATAACTTTTCTTCTTTGATGAGTGCTGAAG ATGAGTCAACAAGTGCACCTGGCCCCACATATAATCAGGCTGATCGTAATAGTACTACTGAGTTGTCTCCTGCATCGATCAGTGAAAATGATGTTAAAGTTGGTTGTGGGCAATCCGATAATCGTGATGAGGTTGCTGGAGATGCTGATCTGGAGTCAAAGCGCAG GAAGATAGAAATTAATAACAACGATGCTGCTTCAATTGGCAAACTGAACCATGAACCACGTGTCGTTGTGCAAACTTTGAGCGAAGTTGATATCTTGGATGATGGGTATCGTTGGCGGAAGTATGGGCAGAAAGTAGTTAAAGGGAATCCTAATCCAAG GAGTTACTACAAGTGCACCAGTGCTGGCTGCCCTGTTAGGAAACATGTTGAGAGGGCATCGCATGATCCAAAGGCGGTAATTACCACATATGAGGGCAAGCATAATCATGATGTACCTGCAGCAAAGACTGCCAACCATGAGGCATCTGCATCAATGGTCACAGATGGTGACAATTCTCTGAGCATCCATGCTTCAGCTGCTCTGAATGGTATGATGAGGATGAGACACTTCACCCACCCCTTCATTCAAATGGAGAGCAACGCAATCAGCCTTGACCTTGGTGTTGGCATCAGCCCCGTTCAAAGTGAGATCACGAATGAAAAGCAGCAATGTTTGGAAAACTTCCAAATTCAGCACCACCAACCACAATGTGTTGATTCTGGTAACCTGGCGATTCAAACAACTCCATTGTCAAATTTCCATGGAAGTTCACGCACTAGAATCTATCCGTCCGGAGAAGACAAGGGTGAGGGATTTACATTTAAGGCAACACCTATGTCATCTGATATGTACTATTCGGCCGCAGGAAATTTAGTGATGGGTCCATGA
- the LOC103979873 gene encoding zinc finger CCCH domain-containing protein 18 isoform X1, with the protein MEVADFTKIVIHRIQKLEPENAMKLIGYLLLKYTDQEIMEFAFGPDHQILSLISEAKAYLNLSHKSSISSPMQSLLDQQLHHMSSSSPTIPLPFPSPSNFRGPAPLLDPHLPSDQMPISHNLGLPPSSYADLIGGLYDQAELLSLKSQLHHFHSSYFPEATLARDLGSRTNMRLRPGWLESLPRACHYYYKGYCKNGFNCRFFHGQAIPDGFSAIHNPNMNESGNDDHVFAPESLRKLEFEIAELLKSKQGMPVSIASLPTMYLEKYGKMLQADGYLTESQRHGKGGLSLTRLLSRLNNSIRIIDRPHGQHSVVLAEDAPKYMEYWSERNDHGAVIASSHQIYLTFPAESTFTEEDVFNYFNQYGPVHDVRIPRQEKRMFGFVSFLYPETVKIILAKGHPHYICGARVLVKPYKEKSKFADKKYAEKMGPPVYFPSQCSATDHNPDTMLGISESDGCFQRRLSGDYDLAIELESRRLFDLQLTAKQPKPQSYFNYGMEELKVLDVADDLDHHSTIPKSGSATDHVARQTCDNYSNRNSDHIELPDSPFASHLGSGVSSII; encoded by the exons ATGGAGGTGGCCGACTTCACTAAGATCGTGATCCACAGAATCCAAAAGCTTGAACCCGAGAATGCTATGAAGCTCATTGGCTACCTTCTCTTGAAGTATACAGATCAAGAAATCATGGAATTTGCTTTTGGGCCTGACCATCAGATCCTTTCTCTGATAAGTGAAGCCAAAGCATATCTTAATTTGTCTCACAAGTCTAGCATTTCTAGTCCTATGCAGTCCCTCCTTGATCAGCAGCTCCACCATATGTCATCTTCTTCCCCGACCATTCCACTTCCTTTCCCTTCGCCGTCCAACTTTCGCGGCCCTGCTCCACTGCTGGACCCTCATCTACCATCTGATCAGATGCCAATTTCTCATAATTTAGGACTCCCACCTTCTTCGTATGCTGATCTGATCGGAGGGCTTTATGACCAAGCTGAACTCCTGAGCTTGAAGAGCCAGTTGCATCATTTCCATAGCAGCTACTTCCCCGAGGCTACGTTGGCTAGAGATTTGGGTTCGAGGACCAACATGAGGTTGCGCCCTGGGTGGTTGGAATCTCTGCCCAGAGCTTGCCATTACTATTACAAGGGCTACTGTAAGAATGGCTTCAACTGTCGGTTCTTCCATGGTCAGGCCATCCCCGATGGTTTCTCTGCTATACATAATCCAAATATGAATGAGTCTGGTAATGATGATCATGTTTTTGCACCCGAGTCTCTTCGAAAGTTAGAATTTGAGATCGCAGAGCTCTTGAAATCAAAGCAAGGGATGCCTGTTTCTATAGCCTCTTTGCCGACCATGTATCTTGAGAAGTATGGTAAAATGCTTCAGGCTGATGGATACCTAACAGAGAGCCAGCGTCATGGGAAGGGTGGCCTCAGCTTGACAAGGTTGCTCAGCCGATTGAATAACAGTATTCGGATTATTGACAG ACCGCATGGGCAGCATTCGGTTGTCCTTGCAGAAGATGCTCCCAAGTATATGGAGTACTGGAGTGAGAGAAACGATCACGGAGCAGTAATCGCTAGCTCCCATCAGATATATCTTACTTTCCCAGCTGAAAGCACATTTACCGAGGAAGAtgtttttaattatttcaa TCAGTACGGTCCTGTGCATGATGTGAGGATTCCACGCCAAGAGAAGCGTATGTTTGGGTTCGTGAGTTTCCTCTATCCAGAGACCGTGAAAATAATTTTGGCAAAAGGACATCCCCATTATATCTGTGGTGCACGGGTTCTGGTTAAGCCATATAAGGAAAAATCAAAATTCGCAGACAA AAAGTATGCCGAGAAAATGGGACCTCCTGTTTATTTCCCTTCTCAATGTTCTGCAACGGACCATAACCCTGATACAA TGCTCGGTATATCTGAAAGTGATGGATGTTTTCAAAGGCGGCTGTCTGGAGATTATGACCTTGCTATTGAACTTGAAAGCAGACGCCTGTTTGATCTGCAGCTCACCGCCAAGCAACCGAAACCACAATCATATTTCAACTATGGAATGGAAGAATTAAAAGTTCTCGATG TTGCAGATGATCTCGACCATCATTCGACCATTCCAAAGAGTGGCTCCGCGACTGACCACGTAGCGAGGCAGACATGTGACAATTACAGCAACAGAAATAG TGACCACATAGAACTTCCAGATAGTCCATTTGCTTCTCATCTTGGAAGCGGCGTTTCCTCAATCATATAG
- the LOC103979873 gene encoding zinc finger CCCH domain-containing protein 18 isoform X2, translated as MEVADFTKIVIHRIQKLEPENAMKLIGYLLLKYTDQEIMEFAFGPDHQILSLISEAKAYLNLSHKSSISSPMQSLLDQQLHHMSSSSPTIPLPFPSPSNFRGPAPLLDPHLPSDQMPISHNLGLPPSSYADLIGGLYDQAELLSLKSQLHHFHSSYFPEATLARDLGSRTNMRLRPGWLESLPRACHYYYKGYCKNGFNCRFFHGQAIPDGFSAIHNPNMNESGNDDHVFAPESLRKLEFEIAELLKSKQGMPVSIASLPTMYLEKYGKMLQADGYLTESQRHGKGGLSLTRLLSRLNNSIRIIDRPHGQHSVVLAEDAPKYMEYWSERNDHGAVIASSHQIYLTFPAESTFTEEDVFNYFKKYAEKMGPPVYFPSQCSATDHNPDTMLGISESDGCFQRRLSGDYDLAIELESRRLFDLQLTAKQPKPQSYFNYGMEELKVLDVADDLDHHSTIPKSGSATDHVARQTCDNYSNRNSDHIELPDSPFASHLGSGVSSII; from the exons ATGGAGGTGGCCGACTTCACTAAGATCGTGATCCACAGAATCCAAAAGCTTGAACCCGAGAATGCTATGAAGCTCATTGGCTACCTTCTCTTGAAGTATACAGATCAAGAAATCATGGAATTTGCTTTTGGGCCTGACCATCAGATCCTTTCTCTGATAAGTGAAGCCAAAGCATATCTTAATTTGTCTCACAAGTCTAGCATTTCTAGTCCTATGCAGTCCCTCCTTGATCAGCAGCTCCACCATATGTCATCTTCTTCCCCGACCATTCCACTTCCTTTCCCTTCGCCGTCCAACTTTCGCGGCCCTGCTCCACTGCTGGACCCTCATCTACCATCTGATCAGATGCCAATTTCTCATAATTTAGGACTCCCACCTTCTTCGTATGCTGATCTGATCGGAGGGCTTTATGACCAAGCTGAACTCCTGAGCTTGAAGAGCCAGTTGCATCATTTCCATAGCAGCTACTTCCCCGAGGCTACGTTGGCTAGAGATTTGGGTTCGAGGACCAACATGAGGTTGCGCCCTGGGTGGTTGGAATCTCTGCCCAGAGCTTGCCATTACTATTACAAGGGCTACTGTAAGAATGGCTTCAACTGTCGGTTCTTCCATGGTCAGGCCATCCCCGATGGTTTCTCTGCTATACATAATCCAAATATGAATGAGTCTGGTAATGATGATCATGTTTTTGCACCCGAGTCTCTTCGAAAGTTAGAATTTGAGATCGCAGAGCTCTTGAAATCAAAGCAAGGGATGCCTGTTTCTATAGCCTCTTTGCCGACCATGTATCTTGAGAAGTATGGTAAAATGCTTCAGGCTGATGGATACCTAACAGAGAGCCAGCGTCATGGGAAGGGTGGCCTCAGCTTGACAAGGTTGCTCAGCCGATTGAATAACAGTATTCGGATTATTGACAG ACCGCATGGGCAGCATTCGGTTGTCCTTGCAGAAGATGCTCCCAAGTATATGGAGTACTGGAGTGAGAGAAACGATCACGGAGCAGTAATCGCTAGCTCCCATCAGATATATCTTACTTTCCCAGCTGAAAGCACATTTACCGAGGAAGAtgtttttaattatttcaa AAAGTATGCCGAGAAAATGGGACCTCCTGTTTATTTCCCTTCTCAATGTTCTGCAACGGACCATAACCCTGATACAA TGCTCGGTATATCTGAAAGTGATGGATGTTTTCAAAGGCGGCTGTCTGGAGATTATGACCTTGCTATTGAACTTGAAAGCAGACGCCTGTTTGATCTGCAGCTCACCGCCAAGCAACCGAAACCACAATCATATTTCAACTATGGAATGGAAGAATTAAAAGTTCTCGATG TTGCAGATGATCTCGACCATCATTCGACCATTCCAAAGAGTGGCTCCGCGACTGACCACGTAGCGAGGCAGACATGTGACAATTACAGCAACAGAAATAG TGACCACATAGAACTTCCAGATAGTCCATTTGCTTCTCATCTTGGAAGCGGCGTTTCCTCAATCATATAG
- the LOC135633716 gene encoding zinc finger CCCH domain-containing protein 18-like has translation MEGGETRSYDMDFFELAKIIFGRVQKLEPENVVKILGCIFLKEPRGQEMVQLAFGPDTMLLSKIIDAKIMLGMLSSKSCVPEMQIGSYPPPGSHTFSSPVNFHVTPTYWDPQFAAEQHPPSHNFDFVPQAYADSLADEFLLHNQPQAVKQLDSTNHIGNYYYSEASLSGSMASRTTRRSHSLSDLPIKACHYFNKGYCKHGSNCRYSHAQSFPDGYSHVFSPSTNDYVNEDHTFMPKSLERLEMEIIELLRSKRGMAVSTASLPLLYSEKYGKNIQAEGYLTESQRHGKTGFNLTKLLSHLKKSIRLIERPHGQHSVILAEDAPRYMEFRNERNDLASTVSSSHQIYLTFPAESTFTEDDVSSYFKQFGQVRDVRIPCQDKRMFGFVSFVHPETVNVILMKRNPHYICGARVLVKPYREKSKVIDRMYSDKIKSHYPSRYLDVDHDVHSVPRESDTSSLLGNHLIEKEMMEHLSGLNLAPKTLTQHDYLGHGVEDLKVSEGPSNLFLDHFSYSFDAMNNGPTSYDKARQTSNSFGDQENGHVELPESPFASPSVGSSISTVI, from the exons ATGGAGGGAGGAG AGACTAGATCCTATGATATGGATTTCTTTGAATTGGCCAAGATCATCTTTGGTAGAGTCCAAAAACTGGAACCAGAGAATGTTGTGAAGATACTGGGATGCATATTCTTGAAAGAGCCTCGTGGGCAAGAAATGGTTCAACTGGCATTCGGTCCCGATACCATGTTGCTCTCGAAGATAATCGATGCCAAGATCATGCTTGGCATGTTGTCCTCCAAGAGCTGCGTGCCCGAAATGCAGATCGGTTCCTACCCTCCTCCTGGATCGCACACCTTTTCCTCTCCTGTGAATTTTCATGTTACACCAACTTATTGGGATCCTCAGTTTGCTGCTGAGCAGCATCCTCCATCCCATAACTTTGATTTTGTTCCACAAGCATATGCTGATTCGTTAGCCGATGAATTCCTGCTTCACAATCAGCCCCAAGCAGTGAAGCAACTGGATTCTACTAACCATATTGGCAATTATTACTACTCGGAAGCTTCATTGAGTGGCAGCATGGCTTCGAGGACTACCAGGAGATCACACAGCTTATCGGACTTACCTATCAAGGCTTGCCATTACTTCAACAAGGGTTACTGCAAACATGGATCGAACTGTAGGTACTCGCATGCTCAGTCGTTTCCAGATGGTTATTCTCATGTATTTAGCCCTAGCACGAATGACTATGTGAACGAGGACCACACCTTCATGCCTAAGTCGCTTGAGAGGCTAGAAATGGAGATCATAGAACTTCTGAGATCAAAGAGGGGAATGGCTGTGTCTACTGCCTCATTGCCTCTGCTGTACTCTGAGAAGTATGGAAAGAACATCCAGGCCGAGGGGTACCTCACGGAGAGCCAGCGACATGGGAAGACCGGTTTCAACTTGACAAAGCTGCTTTCTCACTTGAAGAAGAGCATCCGGCTAATCGAGAG ACCACACGGGCAACATTCAGTAATTCTAGCAGAAGATGCTCCGAGATATATGGAGTTCAGGAATGAGAGAAATGATTTAGCTTCAACAGTTTCTAGTTCTCACCAGATTTATCTTACATTCCCAGCTGAAAGCACATTTACCGAGGATGATGTTTCCAGCTATTTCAA GCAATTTGGACAAGTGCGTGATGTTAGGATCCCTTGTCAAGACAAACGTATGTTTGGGTTTGTCAGCTTCGTCCATCCTGAGACCGTCAACGTGATTCTTATGAAGAGAAATCCCCATTACATATGTGGTGCCCGTGTTTTAGTCAAGCCATACAGGGAAAAATCAAAAGTTATCGACAG AATGTACTCAGACAAAATAAAGTCACACTACCCTTCTCGTTATCTCGATGTAGATCATGATGTTCATTCTG TGCCTCGAGAATCTGATACGTCAAGCTTACTTGGAAATCATCTGATTGAGAAGGAAATGATGGAACATCTCTCTGGATTGAACCTGGCACCTAAGACACTAACCCAGCATGATTACTTGGGTCATGGAGTGGAAGACTTGAAGGTTTCTGAAG GTCCTAGTAATTTATTTCTAGATCACTTCAGCTATTCATTTGATGCTATGAATAATGGCCCCACAAGTTATGACAAAGCTAGGCAAACAAGCAACTCATTTGGTGACCAGGAAAA TGGCCATGTTGAACTCCCAGAGAGCCCTTTTGCATCTCCATCAGTAGGAAGCAGCATATCTACAGTCATATGA